Proteins from one Epinephelus moara isolate mb chromosome 1, YSFRI_EMoa_1.0, whole genome shotgun sequence genomic window:
- the dbx1a gene encoding homeobox protein DBX1-A — MMIPSVIAPPAFYPGLYRPAAALPLHQTLPSAFPTHSSFLVEDLLRISRPAAFVNRTVPSACASLTTATTTVSFGGAPAERAMATTAVTRESCSPKTSVSSSKDPTFLKFGVSAILAPSPKTASSPPALHSLHSKTFPIPCFDGTFHPIFRTPYLPASSSVVPIPGTFSWPLAARGKPRRGMLRRAVFSDVQRKALEKMFQKQKYISKPDRKKLASKLGLKDSQVKIWFQNRRMKWRNSKERELLSSGGCREQTLPTKANPHPDLSDVGKKSSAEEEDEEEEFGRERMRAGSSISSPSLSSKHSDFSESDEEEITVS; from the exons ATGATGATCCCAAGCGTCATCGCGCCTCCTGCCTTCTACCCGGGGCTGTACCGGCCCGCCGCTGCTCTGCCGCTCCACCAGACGCTGCCGTCCGCCTTCCCGACTCACTCCAGCTTTCTAGTGGAGGACCTGCTGCGGATAAGCCGCCCCGCCGCCTTCGTTAACCGGACTGTCCCGTCGGCGTGCGCTTCGCTGACCACAGCCACCACCACCGTGTCCTTCGGCGGCGCGCCCGCGGAGCGCGCGATGGCCACGACCGCGGTGACGCGCGAATCATGCTCGCCGAAAACGTCTGTGTCCAGCAGCAAGGACCCAACTTTTCTCAAGTTTGGAGTGAGCGCCATCCTCGCGCCTTCACCAAAGACCG CGTCCTCACCCCCTGCACTCCACAGCCTGCACTCCAAGACCTTCCCCATCCCCTGCTTTGACGGGACCTTTCACCCCATATTCAGGACGCCTTATTTACCAG CATCTTCATCCGTTGTTCCCATTCCCGGAACCTTCTCTTGGCCCCTGGCCGCCAGAGGGAAACCCCGGAGAGGGATGCTGAGGAGGGCGGTGTTTTCCGATGTGCAGCGCAAGGCCTTGGAAAAGATGTTCCAGAAACAGAAATACATCAGCAAACCTGACAGGAAGAAGCTGGCCTCTAAGTTGGGCCTAAAAGACTCACAG GTGAAAATCTGGTTCCAGAACAGGCGGATGAAGTGGAGGAACTCAAAGGAACGAGAGCTGCTGTCGTCCGGTGGCTGCCGCGAGCAGACGCTGCCCACCAAAGCCAACCCGCACCCGGACCTCAGCGACGTCGGCAAGAAGTCCTCAGccgaggaggaagatgaagaggaagagttCGGAAGAGAGAGAATGAGGGCGGGGTCCAGCATCTCCTCTCCGTCTCTTTCCAGCAAGCACTCGGACTTCTCAGAGTCagacgaagaagaaataacagtatcttaa